In a single window of the Nicotiana tomentosiformis chromosome 10, ASM39032v3, whole genome shotgun sequence genome:
- the LOC104105048 gene encoding uncharacterized protein has product MALKLIQRGTHEAENPIEVSLREAFELLKPQLNPPFSLKVLTQEEYSKINKALIFGILSQPHLAKVHIKHLHAIITDGYDFFTCILVNIVDELYPKLLDSVKIQLIWVTKEMLNVLAIGFDKLLVALLRQILGGDFSEGNLWLCLEMVTLFLANWDCLLEEEPLVLNKGLYVFLRLLADHYRLPSNPMTDALKRMEVEFCGRLLREQFPLCLNIGRDLIRLLQDLVHIPEFKAIWKDLLLNPRQFRADGFEDISQIYRIRTPSLYFLLRITPEMETKLRFLLTHVKLGNQKRYQVWFAKKFLGVPERETILTDIVRFLCCSVRPSSEITQPDILPRWAVIGWLLKSCRKGYIEANVKLALFYDWLFFDETTDSVMNIEPAILLMVNSIPKYIEVTHTLLEFLLIVVDNYDIERKEIISKGVSTALSTIVKKGIIGSLDVLARCDMISPVLREMLGKMLLVMQSSHSKKLGSTSVTHDMSPPIHLLPSSLGSQHPNRVS; this is encoded by the coding sequence ATGGCCTTAAAACTTATTCAAAGAGGAACTCATGAAGCTGAAAACCCAATCGAAGTGTCTCTTAGAGAAGCTTTTGAGCTTCTTAAACCCCAACTAAACCCCCCATTTTCCTTAAAAGTCCTTACACAAGAGGAATactcaaaaattaataaagctttaatttttggcattttatcccAGCCCCATTTGGCTAAAGTTCATATTAAGCACCTACATGCAATTATTACTGATGGGTATGATTTCTTTACTTGTATTCTTGTCAATATTGTTGATGAATTGTATCCAAAGTTGCTTGACTCAGTGAAAATTCAGCTTATATGGGTTACTAAAGAGATGTTGAATGTATTAGCTATAGGGTTTGATAAATTGCTAGTGGCTCTTTTAAGGCAAATTTTAGGTGGGGATTTTAGTGAGGGCAATTTGTGGTTGTGTTTGGAGATGGTTACCTTGTTTTTAGCCAATTGGGATTGTTTATTAGAGGAAGAACCATTGGTTTTGAATAAGGGGTTGTATGTGTTCCTTCGGTTATTGGCTGATCATTATAGATTACCAAGTAATCCAATGACAGATGCATTGAAGAGAATGGAGGTTGAATTCTGTGGTCGACTTTTGCGGGAACAATTTCCCTTGTGTTTGAACATAGGGAGAGACTTAATTAGGCTTTTGCAAGACTTGGTTCATATACCTGAGTTTAAAGCCATATGGAAAGACTTGTTATTGAATCCAAGACAGTTTAGGGCGGACGGATTTGAAGATATCTCACAAATTTACCGCATAAGAACTCCAAGTTTGTACTTTTTGCTTCGAATAACTCCTGAAATGGAAACCAAATTGAGGTTTTTGCTTACACATGTCAAGTTGGGTAATCAAAAGAGGTACCAGGTTTGGTTTGCTAAGAAGTTCCTTGGAGTGCCCGAGAGAGAAACCATTTTAACTGACATTGTTAGGTTTCTATGTTGTTCAGTTCGTCCATCCAGTGAAATTACGCAACCGGACATCTTACCAAGATGGGCTGTGATTGGTTGGCTATTGAAGTCGTGCAGGAAGGGTTATATCGAAGCAAATGTAAAGCTTGCATTGTTTTATGATTGGCTTTTCTTTGATGAAACCACTGATAGTGTAATGAACATTGAACCTGCAATTCTTTTAATGGTGAACTCTATACCAAAGTATATTGAAGTCACCCATACTCTTCTTGAGTTTCTACTAATTGTGGTTGACAACTATGATATTGAGAGGAAGGAGATTATCTCCAAAGGGGTGTCAACGGCTCTTTCTACGATTGTTAAAAAGGGAATTATTGGTTCACTTGATGTTTTGGCTCGATGTGACATGATATCACCAGTCCTTAGGGAAATGCTTGGAAAAATGTTATTGGTCATGCAAAGTAGCCATTCCAAAAAGTTAGGATCAACCAGTGTTACCCATGACATGTCACCACCTATACATTTGCTTCCATCAAGCTTGGGATCCCAACACCCTAACAGGGTAAGCTGA